DNA from Sporohalobacter salinus:
GTATTATTAATGAATTAAAGAATACATTAGATTTTGAACAGGGCGACGATATAGCTCAAGATCTAGATCAATTATATGATTTTATGAATCGACAATTAATTGCAGCTAATATTCAGAATAAGGCAGAACTAGTTGATGAAGTAAGAGAATTGATGAAAGATTTACTTGTAACTTGGAGAGAAGTAATTGATACTCAAGAGGATGGCCCAAAAAATTCAATTAATATGCAGGGTTAAATTAAGATTGCGGGGTGGCTGTGAATGAAGCTAAGTATAGGTATGATGGTTAAAAATGAGGAAAAACATTTACGTGAATGTTTAGAAAGTTTAACACCTATTCGAGAAGCTATTGATTCGGAGCTAGTAATTATCGATACTGGTTCGGATGATAATACAGTGGCAATAGCTGAGGAGTTTACTGATAGGGTTTATTTTCATGAATGGAATGACCACTTTGCTGAGATGAGAAATAAAGTTATTGATTATTGTGAAGGTGATTGGATTTTTGTAATTGATGGTGATGAGGTTGTAAAAGATCCAACAGGTTTAATTAATTTCTTTAAGACCGGATTAGAAGATAAATATAATACAGGTTTAGCAGAACAGAGGAGTTATACAGATAGTAGGGAAAGTCACTTTGGCTCTTTATTAATGCCTAGATTATTTAGATTAGATGGTGATTTTCATTATGAAGGGGCAGTTCATAATCAACCTATTTTCAAAAATCCAGTTGTGGATTTAGAAGTTACTTTATTACACTATGGGTATGATAGTAATGATCCTGAATTAATGGAGCGTAAATTTGAACGAACTGCTAGTATATTAAAACAGGAGTTAGAAGAAAATCCAGAGAATATTTATTACTTGTATCAATTATCAAAGAGTTATGGTATGCACCAGGATCATGAAGAGGCATTAGAATATATAGAAAAAGCTTATAATATATTGAAAGAGAAGGAAGTTGATTTAGAAAATTACTTATATGTTTATTCTCAATATGTTAATAAGTTGTTAACTGATAATCAGTTTAAGCAGGCCAAAAAGATTTGTAATGAAGCTATAGAAATAAGAGAAGGCTATTTAGATTTTTATTATTTTAAAGCTGGTAGTCTATCTAAATTGGGAGAAAACGAAAAAGCAATTTATAATTATAATGTTTATTTAAGTTTAATAGATAATTATCTTGGTACATTAAGTAGAAAAGATATGGCCTTTGTAGATACTACTTTGGCTTTAGAGAATGTAGCTTATAGTGAGTTAGCTAGATTATATTATAAGGAAGAGAACTATCGAGAGGCTGTTAAATATGGGCTATTAGTTGAAGAAGATCGTCTTCAATTAGCTTTACCATGGTTAATAAAGGCTTATTTACAATTAAAGAAGTATGAAGAATTAAAAGATTATTATATAAATAATTTGAAATCGAGCTCAAAAGAATTGCAGGAAATTTTTTGGGAAGAGATAGAGAATGCCAAATTGAATTTGGAACAGGTTAATAATGAGATTTTAGTGGAACTATTTGCAGATATAGAAGGAAAGTATGGTTTGTTAAATAGAGTTAGATTGAAATTAAATAGTGATCAGATAAATAAAGATAATGAATTAATTAGTAAAATAGAAAGTTTGGAGTTAAATGGATTATCATATTATTATGGAGATTTAATATATTACTTGCTTAGATTAGATTATCCGATAATTGAATTATTAGTTGTAACTAGAGAATCAGTTATTAGTCAGTTTTTGGGTTATTTATCAGAGGCTAGAGATGATATTTATGAGCTTTTATTGTCATTTTTGAAGGATCAGTCTAAATTAAATAATATTAAACAATCAAGAGTAGTTAAAGTAATAGCTAAATTTTTGTTGATTAAAGATAAAATTAAATTAGAAGATTATAAGTTTGTTTTTAATAAGTATATAACAGCAGGAATTAATTATTTAAAAGGGATTTATAGTGATTATATTATTGATAACCAGTTAGATTATGAATTAGATAATAATGAAGATGAATTTTTACTTAAAATGAAATTAGCTAAAGAGTGTAAAAATAGTGATGATTTGTTATATGTTAGATATTTAAAAGAAGCTTTGAATAAATTTCCAGCTATGAAGAAAGGGATTAGTTTGTTAGTTAGTGAGATAAAAGATGAATTAGAAGCAGATTATAATTTAGATGAAAATAAAGATATGTTGAAAGAAAAGCTTAAAGCTATAATAAATAATGGGGAATTAGACAAAGCGCAGGAACTGATTACTGAATATGAGGATAAATTTGGATTAGATGCTGAATTTTGTTCTATTAAGGCAACTGTTTCTATTTTTAGAGGAGAGTTAGAAAAAGCTAAAAATTGTTTGGTTTCAGGTTTGTCTACTAAATCGTTAGATTTTGATCTGTTGTATAATTTGGGTTTTGTGTATGAAAGTTTAGGTAAAGAAAAGGAAGCTTATAATGTATATGTAAAAGCAAAAACTATTGCAGAATCTAAAGAAGAAAAGAAAGATGTAGATAAAGCAATTAATAATTTGCAATTTGATGAGAATGTTATGAATCAAAGTGATATTAAAACTTATTCTATAAACAGTAGTACTCAAAGTTTAAGCTGTAATCCATTTTTTATTATAGGATGCGGAAGATCGGGTACTACTTTATTGAGATCAATTTTAAATGCTCATTCTGATATATCTATTCCACCTGAATTTGTGGCATTAGCTGAGTTAATTAAAACATATAAAAATTTCAATTATATTTCTTGGAATGATTTATTGAATATGATTATTTCTGTTTTCAAATCAACTCCGCATTTTTCTATTTGGAAGGTAGAGTTAAGTGAAATATATGAACAATTACTTGATTTGGAACAAAAAGAGAGAACATTAGCTAAAATAATTGATACTATATATAATAACTTTCTACAGCATAATTTTTCTCAGGCTAAAATTTGGGGAGATAAAACACCTTTAAATACTTTGAATATAGAATTAATTGATGAGGTTTTTCCTGATGCTAAATATATTCATCTAATTAGGAATGGTAAAGATGTAGTTAGTTCATATTTAAACTCAACTAAGTATGTTAATAGCGTTGAAAGGGCTTGTGCTAGGTGGAATAAGCACGTCAGTAAAGGATTAGAATTTAAGGAGAGTCAAAATAAAGATGAGTATTTAGAAGTTTATTATGAAGATTTGGTTACAAATCCTAGTCAAGAAGTAGAAAAAATATGTAACCTCATTGGTGTAGAATTTAATTCTACTATGCTTAATTATCATGATCAATTATCAAAGTTGGATGATACTAAAGCTGAGCAGCATAAAAACTTACATAAGGATATTAATACAGATTCTATAGGCAAATGGGAAAAAGGTCTGAATTCTTTTCAGAAAGAGAAAGTAGATAAATTATTAACTAAAAACTTACGGAGATTAAATTATATAGAGTAGATTATTTAATTCAAACTGGAATGAACTAGGCTAAATTCAAGATGAAATTTTAGGAGGTTGAAATTGTTTGAAAGACAAAATTAAAACTTTAATTGATGACGGTAAATTAGATAAAGTTAAAGAGCTAATTGTTGATTATGAAAAGAATATTGGAAAAGATATTGAAATTTACTCTATGAAATCTGTAATTGCAATTAAAGAAGATAGATTGGATGATGCTAAGGATATTTTAGAAGAAGGACTAGAAATAGATGATGATAATTTAGATTTAAAGTTTAATTTAGGTTATGTTTATGAAAATTTAGGTCAACTGCATCAAGCAATAAATATCTATGAAAATATTAAGTTACAGGCTGAAGACCAAGAGATAATTGAAGAAGTTGATGAGAGATTAAATGTTATTTTAAATAATATTACTGAGAGTAAGACTAATGAAGAAAATTATAGATCATCAGAAATAAAGAAAGTTTTATTTATACAAACTATTCCTTGTATTAGAACACATAAGGTAGCACATGTTCTCAATAATAATGGAATTAAAGTAGATTTTCTTTATTCTCATTTGCAGCCAGGTCAAAGATATAAAGGTTTTAACTTACCTTATGGAAATATTTATAAATTAAAAAATATAGAAGAAGTAATTACATTTATAAATCATAGTGATTATGATATTTTATATAGCTCTAATGAACCAGATTATTTGACTGCTTTATTTAATTGTACTGATAAACCTATAGTTCATGATTGTCATGATATGATGTCCTTAAGAGGTGATTTAAGTAATGAAGAGATTGTTTTAGAATATATAGCTAATTCTCAGAGTGATGGTAATATGTATGTTACAGATTTAGTAGAAGATATTGCCATGAGAAAATTTAATTTAAAAGATAAACCTGTTATTAATTTAAATAATTATTTATTAAAATCAATGTTACCCAAAACTAAGTTGAAAAAATTAAGTTCTATTGATAATGAATTGCATTGTGTATATGAAGGTAGTTTATCTTCTATTAGAGGATCTCATAGGTTTTTAGAGGATATATTTAAAAAGATAACAGAAGCTAAAATACATATTCATATATATACTGCAGAATCAGTTGATTATATAAAAAATCTTGAACAAGAAAATAAATATATCCATGCTGAAGGTTCTAGAAGTCCAATAGAACTAATTACTGAATTAACTAAGTATGATGTTGGATTAACTTTATTTAATATAAATCAAAATAATAAAGATCATATAAATAATACTTTTACTAATAAGGTTTGGGATTATTTAGCTGCTGGCTTACCAACACTTGTTAGTGACTTAAAAGCTACTAAAGAATTTGTTCTTAAAACTGGTATTGGAAAAGTAATAGACTATGATAAGGATATTAAGAGTCAGATTAAAGAAGTAGCTGAAATAGATATAGATGATGAATTTTTAGAAAATAATAATTTATTAATGGATAATAAAGCTGATAAAATAATTAGATTTTTAGAAAAAGTTAAAAACAAAAAAATAAAATCTCAGGAAAAACAGGCTGATTTTTATAATAATATGTATTCTGATGGTGGATATAAGAAAATGTATTTTAAACATTATGAAGAGACTCCTTATATAGAAGTTTGGAAAAGAGCAGTTGAAATTATAGATGATATATTGAATCCTAAAATCATTGATATTGGTTGTGGCCCTGGACAGTTTGCTAATTTATTATTTGATGAAGGAGTAACTAATTACAAAGGCATAGATTTTAGTAAAAAAGCTATAGAATTAGCTAGAAAAAGAAATCCAGAATATAAAGAATTATTTCAGACTGATAATGCTTATAGTTCTGACATATTTTCTAGTAATTACAATATAGTAATATTATTTGAGATTTTAGAACATATTTCGGATGATGTTAGTATAGTTAATAGAATTAAATCAGGAAGTCAAATTTTATTTTCAGTTCCTAATTTTAATTCAGAAAGTCATGTAAGATTTTTTAAATCAAAATCCCAAATAATTGAGAGATATAATAAATTAATATCAATTGATAATATTGATACATTTACAATTAATGAATCAGGTGGGAAAATATATTTAATACACGGAATCAAGAAATAAAGAGGGGGTTGTTGAATGAGAATAACTGATATTGATTCTGATAATAAAAATGAATTTAGATTAGATGAAATTAGTAATCAAATTTATAATGAAATTCATGATAATGCTAAAGCTTGCTTTATATTATCAACAGGAAGATGTGGTACTAAATTATTAACTAAGATTATGAATGGGGCAGATAATATATTATCTTATCATGAACCAATGCCTAAATTAATTTATTATTCTAAATTTGCTTATGAAAATCAAGATAATCTATCTGATACTCTAAAAATTTTAATTGATGGGGCAAGGTTAGAGTATTTAGCTTATGCTACTTTAAATAATAAACTTTATTTTGAAGGAAGTAATAGAATTACTTTTTTTGCTGATCAACTATCAGAATTATTTCCTAAAGCTAAATTTATACATTTAATTCGCAACCCTATTAATTTTACTATAAGTGGACTCAAAAGAGAATGGTACTGTGGGAATGATCTATGGGAAATGGGAAGAATTATACCTCAAGATAACTCAATAAATTGGAATGATATGTCTCAAGTAGCTAAGATAGCATGGTTATGGAATGAAACTAATAAGTTTATTGAAAGCTTTAAATCTAATTTGAATGATCAGAGTAGAATTAAAACCATATTTTCAGAAGAGCTTTTTAATGATATTAATGTTATAGAAGAAGTTTTTAATTTTTTAGATTATTCAGTTCCTTATACTCAAGACCAAATGGAACAATTAATTACTCAACCAGTTAATGCTTCTGAATTTTCACCAAACCTTCAATATAAGTACTGGAGTAAGGATCAAAAAAGAGCATTAAAAAAATATGCTAAACTAGCAACTAAGTATAGTTATAACTTATAGAAGGAGAATTAGATTTATGTCTAAACTCAAATTTGCACTAGTAGGTAGCGGTCGTATAGCAGATAAACATACACAAGTTATATCTAAATTAGAGAATGCAGAGTTGGTATCTATTTGTGATATTAATGAATCAAAAGCAAAAGAATATGGTGATAAATTTAATATTCCGTATTATACGAGTTATGATGATATGTTACAGCAAGAGGAGATAGATGTAGTTAATATTCTAACTCCCAGTGGTTTACATGCTAAACATACAATTGACATAGTTGAGAAGTACCAAAAACATATCGTTTGTGAAAAACCAATGGCTCTTAAATTAGAAGATGCTGATGAAATGATTAGAGTCTGTGATAAGCATGGTGTTAGATTATTTGTAGTTAAACAGAATAGATATAATTTACCCGTTCAAAAATTAAGGAAAGCGATTGAAGAAGGTAGATTTGGTAAATTAGTAATGGGTACCGTTAGAGTACGTTGGACAAGACATCAGCACTATTATGATATGGATGATTGGCGAGGAACTTGGGCAATGGATGGTGGAGTATTAACTAATCAAGCTTCTCATCATATTGATTTATTAGAATGGATGATGGGGCAGCCTGTAGAGGTTTCCGCTCAGACAGCTACTCGATTGGTGGATATAGAGACAGAAGATACAGGTGCAGTAGTGATAAGATTTGCTAATGGTGCTTTAGGAATTGTCGAAGCAACTACTGCTACTCGTCCTCAGGATTTAGAGGGATCTTTATCAATTTTAGGAGAAAAAGGGGCAGTAGAGGTAGGTGGCTTTGCAGTAAATGAGATGAAGACTTGGCAGTTTGAAGATGAACGTGAAGAAGATAAAAAAGTGATGAAAGAGTTCAAAGAAAATCCTCCTAATGTTTATGGGTTTGGACATAAGAGATATTTAAAACATGTAGTAGATTGTGTAGAGAATGATAAAAAAGCACTAGTTGATGGATTAGAAGGAAGAAAGTCATTAGAGTTAATTAATGCCATTTATGAAGCTTCTGAGACAGGAAGAACAGTAAGACTAAAGTTCGAACCACAAAAATGTAAATTAGGTGTTCTTGATGAGTAATTATAAAGTATATCCTAATGTGGAATTGGGTAAAAATATTACAATTGAAGACTATTCTGTTATTGGCAAGCCGCCTAAGAGGAAAGAGCCCGGAGAAATAAAGACTGTGATTGGAGATAATGCAGTAATTAGGTCTAATACTGTGATTTATGCAGGTAATGAGATTGGAGATAATTTTCAGACTGGACATCATGTAATGATTCGTGAATTTAATAATATTGGTAATAATGTAAGTATTGGTACTGGAAGTTGTATAGAACATCATATTAATTTAGAAGATGATGTTAGGATTCACTCTCAAGTTTTCATTCCTGAATATTCTAAATTAAAGCAGAACTGTTGGGTAGGACCTAATGTGGTAATAACTAATGCTAAGTATCCTCAGTCTACTAATGTAAAGGATAATTTAAAAGGAGCTATTATTGAAAAAGGGGCTAAGATTGGAGCAAATGTTACTTTACTACCAGGAGTAAATATAGGAGAAAAGTCTTTAGTAGGAGCTGGTTCAGTAGTGACTTCTGATGTACCATCATCTAAAGTTGCAGTAGGGAATCCAGCTCAAATAATAAAAGATATTACTGATATTGAAAATTATAAATTAGGGTGATAGTAATGAATATACCTTTTATGGATTTGTCTGATTGTTATGATCAAATTTATGATGAAGTTATGGAAAAAATTAAGGGGTTAATACATAATACTAGATTTGTTGGTGGAGAAGAGATAGATAAATTTGAATCTGAATTTGCTGATTATTGTAATGTTGATTATGCTGTGGGATGTGGTAATGGGACAGATGCTCTTACTTTGAGCTTAAAAGCTTTAGGAATTGGCTCAGGAGATAGAGTAATTACTGTGCCTAATACTTTTATAGCTACAGCTGAAGCTATAACTAATGTAGGGGCAGAGGTAGATTTTGTTGATATAGAAGAAGATTTTTATACAATGGATCCTAATAAATTAGAAGATTATTTAAAAAGAAAAGATTCTTTGTCTGATATTAAAGCTATAATTCCAGTGCATTTATATGGGCAAATGGCTGATATGGA
Protein-coding regions in this window:
- a CDS encoding sulfotransferase; the encoded protein is MRITDIDSDNKNEFRLDEISNQIYNEIHDNAKACFILSTGRCGTKLLTKIMNGADNILSYHEPMPKLIYYSKFAYENQDNLSDTLKILIDGARLEYLAYATLNNKLYFEGSNRITFFADQLSELFPKAKFIHLIRNPINFTISGLKREWYCGNDLWEMGRIIPQDNSINWNDMSQVAKIAWLWNETNKFIESFKSNLNDQSRIKTIFSEELFNDINVIEEVFNFLDYSVPYTQDQMEQLITQPVNASEFSPNLQYKYWSKDQKRALKKYAKLATKYSYNL
- the fliS gene encoding flagellar export chaperone FliS; the protein is MSQDKYSQYKEVQVKTANQNKLLIMLYQGCIKFLKLAKEGIEEGDIEKKNEYLQRSQSIINELKNTLDFEQGDDIAQDLDQLYDFMNRQLIAANIQNKAELVDEVRELMKDLLVTWREVIDTQEDGPKNSINMQG
- a CDS encoding methyltransferase domain-containing protein, encoding MKDKIKTLIDDGKLDKVKELIVDYEKNIGKDIEIYSMKSVIAIKEDRLDDAKDILEEGLEIDDDNLDLKFNLGYVYENLGQLHQAINIYENIKLQAEDQEIIEEVDERLNVILNNITESKTNEENYRSSEIKKVLFIQTIPCIRTHKVAHVLNNNGIKVDFLYSHLQPGQRYKGFNLPYGNIYKLKNIEEVITFINHSDYDILYSSNEPDYLTALFNCTDKPIVHDCHDMMSLRGDLSNEEIVLEYIANSQSDGNMYVTDLVEDIAMRKFNLKDKPVINLNNYLLKSMLPKTKLKKLSSIDNELHCVYEGSLSSIRGSHRFLEDIFKKITEAKIHIHIYTAESVDYIKNLEQENKYIHAEGSRSPIELITELTKYDVGLTLFNINQNNKDHINNTFTNKVWDYLAAGLPTLVSDLKATKEFVLKTGIGKVIDYDKDIKSQIKEVAEIDIDDEFLENNNLLMDNKADKIIRFLEKVKNKKIKSQEKQADFYNNMYSDGGYKKMYFKHYEETPYIEVWKRAVEIIDDILNPKIIDIGCGPGQFANLLFDEGVTNYKGIDFSKKAIELARKRNPEYKELFQTDNAYSSDIFSSNYNIVILFEILEHISDDVSIVNRIKSGSQILFSVPNFNSESHVRFFKSKSQIIERYNKLISIDNIDTFTINESGGKIYLIHGIKK
- a CDS encoding Gfo/Idh/MocA family protein; this encodes MSKLKFALVGSGRIADKHTQVISKLENAELVSICDINESKAKEYGDKFNIPYYTSYDDMLQQEEIDVVNILTPSGLHAKHTIDIVEKYQKHIVCEKPMALKLEDADEMIRVCDKHGVRLFVVKQNRYNLPVQKLRKAIEEGRFGKLVMGTVRVRWTRHQHYYDMDDWRGTWAMDGGVLTNQASHHIDLLEWMMGQPVEVSAQTATRLVDIETEDTGAVVIRFANGALGIVEATTATRPQDLEGSLSILGEKGAVEVGGFAVNEMKTWQFEDEREEDKKVMKEFKENPPNVYGFGHKRYLKHVVDCVENDKKALVDGLEGRKSLELINAIYEASETGRTVRLKFEPQKCKLGVLDE
- a CDS encoding sulfotransferase; the encoded protein is MKLSIGMMVKNEEKHLRECLESLTPIREAIDSELVIIDTGSDDNTVAIAEEFTDRVYFHEWNDHFAEMRNKVIDYCEGDWIFVIDGDEVVKDPTGLINFFKTGLEDKYNTGLAEQRSYTDSRESHFGSLLMPRLFRLDGDFHYEGAVHNQPIFKNPVVDLEVTLLHYGYDSNDPELMERKFERTASILKQELEENPENIYYLYQLSKSYGMHQDHEEALEYIEKAYNILKEKEVDLENYLYVYSQYVNKLLTDNQFKQAKKICNEAIEIREGYLDFYYFKAGSLSKLGENEKAIYNYNVYLSLIDNYLGTLSRKDMAFVDTTLALENVAYSELARLYYKEENYREAVKYGLLVEEDRLQLALPWLIKAYLQLKKYEELKDYYINNLKSSSKELQEIFWEEIENAKLNLEQVNNEILVELFADIEGKYGLLNRVRLKLNSDQINKDNELISKIESLELNGLSYYYGDLIYYLLRLDYPIIELLVVTRESVISQFLGYLSEARDDIYELLLSFLKDQSKLNNIKQSRVVKVIAKFLLIKDKIKLEDYKFVFNKYITAGINYLKGIYSDYIIDNQLDYELDNNEDEFLLKMKLAKECKNSDDLLYVRYLKEALNKFPAMKKGISLLVSEIKDELEADYNLDENKDMLKEKLKAIINNGELDKAQELITEYEDKFGLDAEFCSIKATVSIFRGELEKAKNCLVSGLSTKSLDFDLLYNLGFVYESLGKEKEAYNVYVKAKTIAESKEEKKDVDKAINNLQFDENVMNQSDIKTYSINSSTQSLSCNPFFIIGCGRSGTTLLRSILNAHSDISIPPEFVALAELIKTYKNFNYISWNDLLNMIISVFKSTPHFSIWKVELSEIYEQLLDLEQKERTLAKIIDTIYNNFLQHNFSQAKIWGDKTPLNTLNIELIDEVFPDAKYIHLIRNGKDVVSSYLNSTKYVNSVERACARWNKHVSKGLEFKESQNKDEYLEVYYEDLVTNPSQEVEKICNLIGVEFNSTMLNYHDQLSKLDDTKAEQHKNLHKDINTDSIGKWEKGLNSFQKEKVDKLLTKNLRRLNYIE
- a CDS encoding acyltransferase, encoding MSNYKVYPNVELGKNITIEDYSVIGKPPKRKEPGEIKTVIGDNAVIRSNTVIYAGNEIGDNFQTGHHVMIREFNNIGNNVSIGTGSCIEHHINLEDDVRIHSQVFIPEYSKLKQNCWVGPNVVITNAKYPQSTNVKDNLKGAIIEKGAKIGANVTLLPGVNIGEKSLVGAGSVVTSDVPSSKVAVGNPAQIIKDITDIENYKLG